GGCTGACCTGATGAGCTTCCCACTCATGCTCAATTTGGCCTGACCACTTGGCCGATTTCTTCGATTGATTGAAGGTTTTATCCTACTCCTAATAAGAACTAAAAACTGATGCGCAGAATAGCCGTATCCGTCCGGTAATCCCATCTGTAAGGCGCCCGATGGATTGCGCAAGATAGTGTCCACTTCAGTTTTTAGTGGACACTTTCATGGACTCATCTCCCAAGCGTACCCGGCGCTTCCATAGCGTTGATTTCAAGCGGCAGGTGGTGGACGCCTGCCGACAGCCCGGTGCCTCAATTGCCGCGGTCGCGCTGGCACACGGCATCAACGCCAACCTGGCGCGGCGTTGGCTGCGCGAATCGGGCAGCGTAAGTGCCTCCAGATATCCGGCGGTCGAAACGATCGATTTC
This sequence is a window from Methyloterricola oryzae. Protein-coding genes within it:
- a CDS encoding transposase, translated to MDSSPKRTRRFHSVDFKRQVVDACRQPGASIAAVALAHGINANLARRWLRESGSVSASRYPAVETIDF